The following are from one region of the Brienomyrus brachyistius isolate T26 chromosome 13, BBRACH_0.4, whole genome shotgun sequence genome:
- the rxfp3.3b gene encoding relaxin-3 receptor 1: MQSVNKLVLIRAPGIAYAVERMGDTVNQSGTFNRSLMYQDRFSNLEDIDVTADGSPVLRILISIVYSVVCAVGLVGNLLVFFLMKVRQVRKKSSINFFILNLAVTDFQFVLTLPFWAVDTALDFSWPFGNAMCKIILSITVMNMYASVFFLTAMSVTRYWSVASALKNRMPRSSRSVKWISALMWLCATLATAPTSIFSTVTNVAGEKLCLLKFPDGQHWLALYHLQKILIAFVLPMLIVSVCYLLLLRFVSQRAMNNNHPRRTSRVTRSVTTVVLSFFLCWMPNHAITFWGVLVKFNVVYWDRTYYMIHTYVFPVTVCLAHANSCLNPVLYCLMRREFRKILKDLFWRISSPAISNSCQIHPFSATLKAEQDETQAEIPLDALDAERCRDRQCDLLPSSSAMQSR; this comes from the coding sequence ATGCAATCAGTAAACAAACTGGTGCTGATCAGAGCACCTGGAATCGCGTACGCTGTAGAAAGGATGGGTGATACGGTCAACCAAAGCGGCACGTTTAACCGGTCCTTGATGTACCAGGACAGGTTCAGCAACCTGGAGGACATAGACGTGACTGCCGACGGGAGTCCGGTTCTCCGGATCCTAATCTCCATCGTGTACTCTGTAGTATGTGCCGTAGGCTTAGTGGGGAACTTGCTGGTCTTCTTCTTAATGAAGGTGAGACAGGTGAGGAAGAAATCAAGCATAAACTTTTTCATCCTCAACCTGGCCGTGACAGACTTCCAGTTTGTGCTGACCTTGCCATTTTGGGCGGTGGACACTGCGCTGGATTTCAGCTGGCCCTTTGGAAACGCGATGTGCAAAATAATCCTGTCGATCACGGTGATGAACATGTACGCCAGCGTCTTCTTCCTCACTGCGATGAGCGTGACCCGCTACTGGTCCGTGGCTTCAGCCCTGAAGAATCGGATGCCCCGGTCGTCCCGATCGGTCAAGTGGATCAGCGCACTCATGTGGCTCTGCGCAACTCTGGCCACGGCACCAACGTCTATCTTCTCCACCGTGACGAACGTAGCCGGGGAGAAATTGTGCCTGTTGAAATTCCCCGATGGCCAGCACTGGCTAGCACTTTATCACCTTCAGAAGATCCTAATCGCCTTTGTTTTGCCCATGTTAATCGTTTCCGTGTGCTATCTACTGCTTCTGCGCTTCGTCAGCCAGCGCGCCATGAACAACAACCACCCGAGGCGGACATCTAGGGTCACCAGATCAGTCACTACCGTTGTGCTTTCCTTTTTCCTTTGCTGGATGCCAAACCACGCCATTACTTTCTGGGGCGTCTTAGTCAAATTCAACGTGGTCTACTGGGACAGAACATACTACATGATCCATACTTACGTGTTCCCGGTGACTGTGTGCCTTGCACATGCCAACAGCTGCTTAAATCCAGTTCTCTACTGTCTCATGAGGAGGGAGTTCAGGAAAATCTTGAAGGATCTCTTCTGGCGGATTTCATCACCCGCTATTTCTAACAGCTGCCAGATACACCCATTTTCTGCCACCTTGAAAGCGGAGCAGGACGAGACGCAGGCGGAGATACCGCTGGATGCGCTGGACGCCGAACGCTGTAGAGACCGGCAGTGTGATTTGCTGCCGTCCTCGAGCGCCATGCAGTCCAGATAA
- the calml4b gene encoding calmodulin-like protein 4 — MAKFLTQDQINEYKECFSLYDKKRKGKIEAKDLITVMRCLGTSPTFSEVERHLQIHKIDKNGELDFSTFLTMMHRQSQQEDPKNEILEAMRMTDKQKKGYILASELRAKLTGLGEKLTNREVDELFREANVGPDGRVHYEEFTRMVTLPPVDY; from the exons ATG GCAAAATTTCTCACTCAAGATCAAATAAATG aATACAAGGAGTGTTTTTCGCTCTATGACAAGAAGCGGAAGGGGAAGATAGAAGCGAAGGACCTGATTACGGTGATGCGCTGCTTGGGAACCAGTCCCACCTTTAGCGAGGTGGAGCGACACCTGCAGATCCACAAGATAG ATAAGAACGGAGAACTAGATTTTTCAACCTTCCTAACTATGATGCATAGGCAGTCTCAGCAAGAAGACCCCAAAAACGAGATTTTGGAGGCCATGCGCATGACAGACAAGCAGAAGAAGGGCTACATCCTGGCTTCTGAGCTGAGGGCCAAGCTCACCGGCCTTGGAGAGAAGCTCACCAACAGGGAGG tggaTGAGCTGTTCCGTGAAGCCAACGTGGGCCCCGATGGCCGTGTGCACTACGAAGAGTTCACCAGGAtggtcacactgccccctgttgactactga
- the cln6b gene encoding ceroid-lipofuscinosis neuronal protein 6 homolog isoform X2, with protein MISQQTYLLNGNNLQVRPSAGFVSPTRRLDGRPDAETAQLRGPGVRLPPGFPCTFLVVALRGGSSTPKASGRIGSRESESLQKKQQFHLDLWFYFTVQNWILDFGRPIAMLVFPLEWFPLNKPSAGDYFHMAYNVITPFLLLKLIERSSKTLPRSAVYLCIITFVMGASIHLVSDSVNHRLVLSGYQLHLSVRENPIIKDLQPASLIDSFELLYYYDENLGHSMWYIPFFIILYVYFTGCFTSIREEGRTPLSSWLLLGPSALYYWYLVTEGQIFILFIFTFFAMQATVMHQKQKGLVPDSNGLFLFYSFGLALLLVSVWVVCLWNDDVLRKRYPGIIYVPEPWSFYTLHVKGR; from the exons ATGATTTCCCAGCAGACATATTTGCTCAACGGCAATAATCTACAG GTCCGGCCATCAGCTGGGTTTGTGAGTCCCACACGGCGGCTGGATGGACGCCCCGATGCGGAAACGGCGCAACTCCGCGGGCCAGGCGTCCGGCTTCCTCCCGGG TTCCCTTGCACATTTTTGGTTGTCGCGCTGCGTGGTGGATCGTCCACCCCGAAAGCCAGTGG CCGAATTGGGTCCCGGGAATCTGAGAGTTTGCAGAAGAAACAGCAGTTCCACCTGGACCTCTGGTTCTATTTCACAGTACAGAACTGGATACTAGACTTCGGGAGACCTATCGCCATG CTGGTCTTTCCGCTTGAGTGGTTCCCCCTGAACAAGCCCAGCGCTGGCGATTACTTCCACATGGCTTACAACGTCATCACGCCCTTCCTGCTTCTGAAG CTTATAGAGCGCAGTTCCAAGACCCTCCCCCGGTCGGCGGTGTACCTCTGCATCATCACCTTTGTTATGGGAGCCAGCATCCATCTGGTGAGCGACTCGGTCAACCACCGGCTGGTGCTGAGCGGCTACCAGTTGCACCTTTCCGTCCGGGAGAATCCCATCATCAAGGACCTGCAGCCGGCCTCTCTG ATCGATTCATTTGAGCTTCTTTACTATTACGATGAGAACCTCGGGCATTCCATGTG GTACATTCCCTTCTTCATCATCCTCTACGTTTACTTCACGGGCTGCTTCACAAGCATCCGGGAGGAGGGGAGGACACCGCTGTCCTCCTGGCTCTTGTTGGGACCCAGCGCGCTCTACTATTG GTACCTGGTGACCGAGGGCCAGATCTTCATCCTCTTCATCTTCACCTTCTTCGCCATGCAGGCCACGGTCATGCACCAGAAGCAAAAGGGCCTGGTTCCGGACAGTAACGGGCTCTTCCTGTTCTACAGCTTCGGCCTGGCTCTGCTGCTGGTCAGCGTCTGGGTGGTCTGCCTCTGGAACGACGACGTCCTGCGCAAGCGCTACCCTGGCATCATCTACGTGCCCGAGCCCTGGTCTTTCTACACCCTGCATGTTAAGGGCCGCTAG
- the cln6b gene encoding ceroid-lipofuscinosis neuronal protein 6 homolog isoform X1, whose translation MDHGGPHADGKSRWLYYVYLDEQFHLFMKDNSPLHCLHAARPSSSQFKRNCQKLKVRPSAGFVSPTRRLDGRPDAETAQLRGPGVRLPPGFPCTFLVVALRGGSSTPKASGRIGSRESESLQKKQQFHLDLWFYFTVQNWILDFGRPIAMLVFPLEWFPLNKPSAGDYFHMAYNVITPFLLLKLIERSSKTLPRSAVYLCIITFVMGASIHLVSDSVNHRLVLSGYQLHLSVRENPIIKDLQPASLIDSFELLYYYDENLGHSMWYIPFFIILYVYFTGCFTSIREEGRTPLSSWLLLGPSALYYWYLVTEGQIFILFIFTFFAMQATVMHQKQKGLVPDSNGLFLFYSFGLALLLVSVWVVCLWNDDVLRKRYPGIIYVPEPWSFYTLHVKGR comes from the exons ATGGATCACGGTGGTCCACATGCCGATGGAAAGAGTCGCTGGTTGTATTACGTCTATCTGGACGAGCAGTTTCACTTATTCATGAAAGATAACTCGCCCCTTCATTGCCTCCACGCGGCTCGACCCAGTTCTTCGCAGTTTAAACGGAACTGTCAGAAATTAAAG GTCCGGCCATCAGCTGGGTTTGTGAGTCCCACACGGCGGCTGGATGGACGCCCCGATGCGGAAACGGCGCAACTCCGCGGGCCAGGCGTCCGGCTTCCTCCCGGG TTCCCTTGCACATTTTTGGTTGTCGCGCTGCGTGGTGGATCGTCCACCCCGAAAGCCAGTGG CCGAATTGGGTCCCGGGAATCTGAGAGTTTGCAGAAGAAACAGCAGTTCCACCTGGACCTCTGGTTCTATTTCACAGTACAGAACTGGATACTAGACTTCGGGAGACCTATCGCCATG CTGGTCTTTCCGCTTGAGTGGTTCCCCCTGAACAAGCCCAGCGCTGGCGATTACTTCCACATGGCTTACAACGTCATCACGCCCTTCCTGCTTCTGAAG CTTATAGAGCGCAGTTCCAAGACCCTCCCCCGGTCGGCGGTGTACCTCTGCATCATCACCTTTGTTATGGGAGCCAGCATCCATCTGGTGAGCGACTCGGTCAACCACCGGCTGGTGCTGAGCGGCTACCAGTTGCACCTTTCCGTCCGGGAGAATCCCATCATCAAGGACCTGCAGCCGGCCTCTCTG ATCGATTCATTTGAGCTTCTTTACTATTACGATGAGAACCTCGGGCATTCCATGTG GTACATTCCCTTCTTCATCATCCTCTACGTTTACTTCACGGGCTGCTTCACAAGCATCCGGGAGGAGGGGAGGACACCGCTGTCCTCCTGGCTCTTGTTGGGACCCAGCGCGCTCTACTATTG GTACCTGGTGACCGAGGGCCAGATCTTCATCCTCTTCATCTTCACCTTCTTCGCCATGCAGGCCACGGTCATGCACCAGAAGCAAAAGGGCCTGGTTCCGGACAGTAACGGGCTCTTCCTGTTCTACAGCTTCGGCCTGGCTCTGCTGCTGGTCAGCGTCTGGGTGGTCTGCCTCTGGAACGACGACGTCCTGCGCAAGCGCTACCCTGGCATCATCTACGTGCCCGAGCCCTGGTCTTTCTACACCCTGCATGTTAAGGGCCGCTAG
- the cln6b gene encoding ceroid-lipofuscinosis neuronal protein 6 homolog isoform X3 — MGAPVLRRFVAGSSQVRPSAGFVSPTRRLDGRPDAETAQLRGPGVRLPPGFPCTFLVVALRGGSSTPKASGRIGSRESESLQKKQQFHLDLWFYFTVQNWILDFGRPIAMLVFPLEWFPLNKPSAGDYFHMAYNVITPFLLLKLIERSSKTLPRSAVYLCIITFVMGASIHLVSDSVNHRLVLSGYQLHLSVRENPIIKDLQPASLIDSFELLYYYDENLGHSMWYIPFFIILYVYFTGCFTSIREEGRTPLSSWLLLGPSALYYWYLVTEGQIFILFIFTFFAMQATVMHQKQKGLVPDSNGLFLFYSFGLALLLVSVWVVCLWNDDVLRKRYPGIIYVPEPWSFYTLHVKGR; from the exons ATGGGAGCGCCTGTGCTGCGGCGATTCGTAGCAGGATCATCTCAG GTCCGGCCATCAGCTGGGTTTGTGAGTCCCACACGGCGGCTGGATGGACGCCCCGATGCGGAAACGGCGCAACTCCGCGGGCCAGGCGTCCGGCTTCCTCCCGGG TTCCCTTGCACATTTTTGGTTGTCGCGCTGCGTGGTGGATCGTCCACCCCGAAAGCCAGTGG CCGAATTGGGTCCCGGGAATCTGAGAGTTTGCAGAAGAAACAGCAGTTCCACCTGGACCTCTGGTTCTATTTCACAGTACAGAACTGGATACTAGACTTCGGGAGACCTATCGCCATG CTGGTCTTTCCGCTTGAGTGGTTCCCCCTGAACAAGCCCAGCGCTGGCGATTACTTCCACATGGCTTACAACGTCATCACGCCCTTCCTGCTTCTGAAG CTTATAGAGCGCAGTTCCAAGACCCTCCCCCGGTCGGCGGTGTACCTCTGCATCATCACCTTTGTTATGGGAGCCAGCATCCATCTGGTGAGCGACTCGGTCAACCACCGGCTGGTGCTGAGCGGCTACCAGTTGCACCTTTCCGTCCGGGAGAATCCCATCATCAAGGACCTGCAGCCGGCCTCTCTG ATCGATTCATTTGAGCTTCTTTACTATTACGATGAGAACCTCGGGCATTCCATGTG GTACATTCCCTTCTTCATCATCCTCTACGTTTACTTCACGGGCTGCTTCACAAGCATCCGGGAGGAGGGGAGGACACCGCTGTCCTCCTGGCTCTTGTTGGGACCCAGCGCGCTCTACTATTG GTACCTGGTGACCGAGGGCCAGATCTTCATCCTCTTCATCTTCACCTTCTTCGCCATGCAGGCCACGGTCATGCACCAGAAGCAAAAGGGCCTGGTTCCGGACAGTAACGGGCTCTTCCTGTTCTACAGCTTCGGCCTGGCTCTGCTGCTGGTCAGCGTCTGGGTGGTCTGCCTCTGGAACGACGACGTCCTGCGCAAGCGCTACCCTGGCATCATCTACGTGCCCGAGCCCTGGTCTTTCTACACCCTGCATGTTAAGGGCCGCTAG
- the cln6b gene encoding ceroid-lipofuscinosis neuronal protein 6 homolog isoform X5, whose product MDAPMRKRRNSAGQASGFLPGRIGSRESESLQKKQQFHLDLWFYFTVQNWILDFGRPIAMLVFPLEWFPLNKPSAGDYFHMAYNVITPFLLLKLIERSSKTLPRSAVYLCIITFVMGASIHLVSDSVNHRLVLSGYQLHLSVRENPIIKDLQPASLIDSFELLYYYDENLGHSMWYIPFFIILYVYFTGCFTSIREEGRTPLSSWLLLGPSALYYWYLVTEGQIFILFIFTFFAMQATVMHQKQKGLVPDSNGLFLFYSFGLALLLVSVWVVCLWNDDVLRKRYPGIIYVPEPWSFYTLHVKGR is encoded by the exons ATGGACGCCCCGATGCGGAAACGGCGCAACTCCGCGGGCCAGGCGTCCGGCTTCCTCCCGGG CCGAATTGGGTCCCGGGAATCTGAGAGTTTGCAGAAGAAACAGCAGTTCCACCTGGACCTCTGGTTCTATTTCACAGTACAGAACTGGATACTAGACTTCGGGAGACCTATCGCCATG CTGGTCTTTCCGCTTGAGTGGTTCCCCCTGAACAAGCCCAGCGCTGGCGATTACTTCCACATGGCTTACAACGTCATCACGCCCTTCCTGCTTCTGAAG CTTATAGAGCGCAGTTCCAAGACCCTCCCCCGGTCGGCGGTGTACCTCTGCATCATCACCTTTGTTATGGGAGCCAGCATCCATCTGGTGAGCGACTCGGTCAACCACCGGCTGGTGCTGAGCGGCTACCAGTTGCACCTTTCCGTCCGGGAGAATCCCATCATCAAGGACCTGCAGCCGGCCTCTCTG ATCGATTCATTTGAGCTTCTTTACTATTACGATGAGAACCTCGGGCATTCCATGTG GTACATTCCCTTCTTCATCATCCTCTACGTTTACTTCACGGGCTGCTTCACAAGCATCCGGGAGGAGGGGAGGACACCGCTGTCCTCCTGGCTCTTGTTGGGACCCAGCGCGCTCTACTATTG GTACCTGGTGACCGAGGGCCAGATCTTCATCCTCTTCATCTTCACCTTCTTCGCCATGCAGGCCACGGTCATGCACCAGAAGCAAAAGGGCCTGGTTCCGGACAGTAACGGGCTCTTCCTGTTCTACAGCTTCGGCCTGGCTCTGCTGCTGGTCAGCGTCTGGGTGGTCTGCCTCTGGAACGACGACGTCCTGCGCAAGCGCTACCCTGGCATCATCTACGTGCCCGAGCCCTGGTCTTTCTACACCCTGCATGTTAAGGGCCGCTAG
- the cln6b gene encoding ceroid-lipofuscinosis neuronal protein 6 homolog isoform X4 encodes MPFPCTFLVVALRGGSSTPKASGRIGSRESESLQKKQQFHLDLWFYFTVQNWILDFGRPIAMLVFPLEWFPLNKPSAGDYFHMAYNVITPFLLLKLIERSSKTLPRSAVYLCIITFVMGASIHLVSDSVNHRLVLSGYQLHLSVRENPIIKDLQPASLIDSFELLYYYDENLGHSMWYIPFFIILYVYFTGCFTSIREEGRTPLSSWLLLGPSALYYWYLVTEGQIFILFIFTFFAMQATVMHQKQKGLVPDSNGLFLFYSFGLALLLVSVWVVCLWNDDVLRKRYPGIIYVPEPWSFYTLHVKGR; translated from the exons ATGCCG TTCCCTTGCACATTTTTGGTTGTCGCGCTGCGTGGTGGATCGTCCACCCCGAAAGCCAGTGG CCGAATTGGGTCCCGGGAATCTGAGAGTTTGCAGAAGAAACAGCAGTTCCACCTGGACCTCTGGTTCTATTTCACAGTACAGAACTGGATACTAGACTTCGGGAGACCTATCGCCATG CTGGTCTTTCCGCTTGAGTGGTTCCCCCTGAACAAGCCCAGCGCTGGCGATTACTTCCACATGGCTTACAACGTCATCACGCCCTTCCTGCTTCTGAAG CTTATAGAGCGCAGTTCCAAGACCCTCCCCCGGTCGGCGGTGTACCTCTGCATCATCACCTTTGTTATGGGAGCCAGCATCCATCTGGTGAGCGACTCGGTCAACCACCGGCTGGTGCTGAGCGGCTACCAGTTGCACCTTTCCGTCCGGGAGAATCCCATCATCAAGGACCTGCAGCCGGCCTCTCTG ATCGATTCATTTGAGCTTCTTTACTATTACGATGAGAACCTCGGGCATTCCATGTG GTACATTCCCTTCTTCATCATCCTCTACGTTTACTTCACGGGCTGCTTCACAAGCATCCGGGAGGAGGGGAGGACACCGCTGTCCTCCTGGCTCTTGTTGGGACCCAGCGCGCTCTACTATTG GTACCTGGTGACCGAGGGCCAGATCTTCATCCTCTTCATCTTCACCTTCTTCGCCATGCAGGCCACGGTCATGCACCAGAAGCAAAAGGGCCTGGTTCCGGACAGTAACGGGCTCTTCCTGTTCTACAGCTTCGGCCTGGCTCTGCTGCTGGTCAGCGTCTGGGTGGTCTGCCTCTGGAACGACGACGTCCTGCGCAAGCGCTACCCTGGCATCATCTACGTGCCCGAGCCCTGGTCTTTCTACACCCTGCATGTTAAGGGCCGCTAG